A region of Dehalococcoidia bacterium DNA encodes the following proteins:
- a CDS encoding glycerol-3-phosphate acyltransferase, whose translation MWALTLSVLVLAYLLGAFPTAYIAGRIACGKDIRQMGDGNMGAQNAFRLFGPRIGITVGIIDFLKGIVVVSIAQFADMSMPVILLAGILAVAGHNWPVFLHCRGGRGEATTIGVLFLLVTWPMLIAGLVSLLTLLKTKNVTLASVPLFVLLPFLGWVFHVKGIYIIYGMALPSLVALTHLSRVWRQVPHQV comes from the coding sequence ATGTGGGCTTTGACACTGTCGGTGCTTGTCCTGGCTTACCTGCTGGGAGCCTTCCCAACAGCTTATATCGCAGGGCGCATCGCCTGCGGTAAAGACATACGCCAGATGGGCGATGGCAATATGGGCGCTCAAAACGCCTTCCGCCTGTTCGGCCCGCGTATCGGCATCACAGTAGGGATAATCGATTTTCTCAAGGGCATCGTGGTAGTCTCAATAGCACAGTTCGCCGATATGAGCATGCCCGTCATCTTGCTGGCCGGCATACTGGCAGTTGCCGGCCACAACTGGCCTGTGTTTTTACATTGCCGGGGAGGCCGGGGAGAGGCTACCACCATAGGGGTACTGTTTTTACTGGTTACATGGCCGATGCTTATCGCCGGTCTTGTCAGCCTGCTGACTTTGCTTAAAACAAAAAATGTTACGCTTGCCAGCGTGCCGCTTTTCGTGCTGTTACCGTTTTTAGGCTGGGTTTTCCATGTAAAGGGAATCTATATTATATACGGTATGGCTTTACCCAGCCTGGTCGCCCTCACTCACCTGTCCAGGGTATGGCGACAGGTGCCGCATCAGGTTTAA
- a CDS encoding MerR family DNA-binding transcriptional regulator yields MANQSFNINEAAKRLNVSTRTIRRYIKAGKLKAELVKGSFGDEYRILELPPQLDPNLTMDNGKTAGKTSGQPSSESFDLIRELQEKNLALAAQLGAAAERIRNLEGQVKLLAPPKPEKPVAEPWWQRLREVLQRRKKA; encoded by the coding sequence ATGGCGAATCAAAGTTTTAACATTAACGAAGCAGCCAAAAGACTCAATGTTTCCACGCGCACCATCAGGCGCTACATAAAGGCCGGTAAGCTCAAGGCCGAGCTCGTCAAGGGCAGCTTCGGCGACGAATACCGCATACTGGAGCTACCCCCGCAACTGGACCCCAATCTGACCATGGACAACGGCAAAACTGCTGGCAAGACCTCGGGGCAGCCGTCGAGCGAGAGCTTCGACCTCATCCGCGAACTGCAGGAAAAGAATCTGGCGCTGGCGGCGCAATTGGGGGCCGCCGCCGAGCGCATCCGCAATCTGGAGGGGCAGGTAAAACTGCTGGCCCCACCGAAGCCGGAAAAGCCGGTGGCCGAACCCTGGTGGCAACGTCTTCGCGAGGTGCTTCAGCGCCGCAAAAAGGCTTAA